The following proteins are encoded in a genomic region of Dehalococcoidales bacterium:
- a CDS encoding ATP-binding cassette domain-containing protein, with translation MSLIETVDLCQRRGDRDILKSINIRIERGEVFALIGPTGSGKTTLLRLLDLIDTPDRGQLCFDGTDVTESDGLRLEARRRMAFVLQKPVVFNTTVYDNIAYGLRWRGMSRSDIRIRVDRVLEMVGLTADRKRNARTLSGGEVQMV, from the coding sequence ATGTCTCTAATAGAAACCGTTGACCTGTGCCAGAGGCGTGGTGACCGGGATATCCTGAAGAGCATCAACATCAGGATAGAGCGGGGCGAGGTCTTTGCCCTCATCGGCCCGACCGGTTCCGGCAAAACTACACTGCTGCGGCTGCTGGACCTCATTGACACGCCGGACCGCGGGCAGCTCTGCTTCGACGGTACCGATGTTACCGAATCGGACGGACTCCGGCTGGAAGCGCGGCGGCGGATGGCTTTCGTGCTCCAGAAACCGGTGGTATTCAACACCACCGTCTATGATAACATCGCCTATGGCCTGAGATGGAGAGGAATGTCCCGGAGCGACATCCGCATCCGGGTTGACCGTGTCCTGGAGATGGTGGGGCTTACCGCCGACAGAAAACGGAACGCCCGGACACTATCCGGCGGGGAAGTGCAGATGGTG